The Glycine soja cultivar W05 chromosome 9, ASM419377v2, whole genome shotgun sequence sequence AACCGGAAATGAGAGGTAGACGATCAATTGGGTAGTTTTGGATGGTCTGGAAGAGATTTTTTCTTCTCTGATTTCTTTATTCCTAGCGATCTATCTATCTACTACATTTTAGGGGTTGCCAAAAAACTGAACTGCtcaaaaaccaaaccaaaccataaaaagtaaaaactgaaCTGTTTGCATAAAGTAGTTAGGTTCGGTTCTTTGAAAAAACtgaacctttaaaaaaaaaaacatgcacaGCCCTACAATAGGTCCGCCCCTACGATAGAAGCTTGAGTTGAGAAATGGTTACGGAGGTTTAcgccaaaatatatatatatatatatataatttaccaAATAGTGCATTTTTATTTCCTCTGCTATTTTAACTTCCTCAAAGTAGCTTTTAAGATGAAGAAAACCAGGCTCAACCGTACCTAAACAAGCACGTAATTAAGCTATTTACTGAAGTGCAACCACACCAAGTATTCAATATGCTTAAGAAAACTGAAagccttatgagaaagcaattTAATATACCTTGCAGCCACTTGATTCCGTGAAAAATGCAGGAAACTCATTAGTCTTGTAAGCAGCTACACAAACTCCTAGTGTTTCCTATTcaagataaaaacaaataataaaaagctATAATAGATGACTGCTTCAGTAATATTGACACAAAAGTAAATGGGTACCAGATATTCAAGCGTCCTGGGAATATCTAATATTGATTTTACACCAGCACATACAACTGTTACTGGTGTTCTGCCTAGCTCAGTGAGATCAGAAGATATGTCCATAGCTGCCCAAGAATATGAAAAGTAATATGCTCAATAGACATGCCAGACTTATTTCCATAAACcccaataatataaaaaaaaaatgaaaattcatttATGTTTGTAGATGGCAGCATgaaattataaagtttttttctgTGAACGGTCAAACTTCGACAGGTGCAATAGATCTCCTTTTTCATTGTTTAAGGATTCTGACAATAATTCATAAAACATGCACTGGTTGATTCATTTGATCTGAAATGTGTCATCTTACAAGGTTTGTCAGCATCCTTTATGAAAACCAATTCTTTCTAGTAGTAAGATTTAGGAGGTTAACATACTCTGTTCCGAATGTCTGTGCACTCCCCCAATCCCCCCAGTAACAAAAACGGGAATATGAACCtgcagaaaattttaaaaagcatAGGCTGTGAAACCAAAATGCACGATACAAGCAGTGATGAAGAGACAGTATATCAGAATAATACCATTGAAGCAAAAAGCATTGTTGCAGAAACAGTAGTTGCACCATTTCCACCGCAAGCTACCTAAAAATTACATATGTTAGTATGAAAACTGTAGTGAAACACTAAAAAACCATAAATGTGCACACTAGTTGTGGGTATGAGAaaggtaataattttttttatcaatatgcCATTACTATAGAGAGTTCACTTCTAAAAGttttataacattaaaaaaaacctaaaaggATGAATATAATGGCAGTAACAAATTTGAAAACCAGTCAAGCAAAATTTAGCCCATTAGAAGTACAAAATATTATggtgataaaactaaaagtctcaGACTATTAGTCAACCCAAGATTCAAGAAACCAATCCAAAATGGTTGCAAGAATCTAAGATATTAGTTGAACAATATatcagccaaaaaaaaaaagtaatcagCAAATTGGGAAGAACCAGCAAGATGATAACAAAGTCTTCCATCACTATTAGCAGTAAAATTTGCAccattgaagtcatgtttgagTGAGTATAAGTAAATGAACCTTATCATAAAGCTGAATGATCTTTTCAttgatttactttttctttcaacTATTAGTTCAACTTTACTATAGCAATAACTTTATGTCCCTCATGATAGTTACATATTCTGAAAatatttgttaactttttttaataaaaataaatggtgGGATAGGGGCAACTTATAATTCCAAGGAATTCTTTCTATACATAGTAGTTGCTTAAAATTCTTGGACTACACAACATTTTGGCTATAATGAGTTTTCTACTTTTCTTTCTGTAAGGTTGCTAAGAACATCCATATATAGACGTATACAATTATACACTACATAAATATGGTGAGCATACTGATGCCAAAACACTCACAACATGTGCGATGTCCCTTCGAGCTGTCTTCTGAGCTCTGGTTCCCAAAATAGCTAGCCTTTCAAGTTCTTCTACACTTAGGCCTATCCACatgaaacaaacaagaaaagaaaaattgtccattttaaacaaaaaaaatacaataaaacaatattatcaTTGCAGAATCAAAGTCAAAATGGGATGACAAACTCTTCATCTGATTTTTCAACTTTGTGAACAAATGACTCATAAAGCAAGTGATCTGGTATAAGAATACAGTGCTTGCAGTTCACAATTTGTGGATTTCCTAACTCCCATTTAGTTTGTTTTGTGAATCAATATTGTTTGCTATTTTTACTCTTCTCTACATTCCAAGCACCCATTTAAAACCAAACTTGATTTACAAGACAACATGAAAAAGGAAATCCACAAGTAGTTAAGTGCAAGCTCTCCAGCATTCTGCTCATACCTGATCAATTGTGCTTGCAAgtggaatgataaaatgtgaAATAAGAATTGAATGCATGGAGTTGGGAAAGATGACAATAAAGACCTACACAAGGCGTGCCATCTAAAATTGCAATGGTTGCAGGAACTGCACCGTTCTCTCTTACAATACGTTCCACCTCTTTTGCAGTTTCCAAATTTTGGGGATATGGCATCCCTACAAACAAAAGTGAGTATAGTCTAAATACTAAGTTGTGGGTATTGGGAGGTGAAAGAGGAAGTAGAGAGAACCATGCGAAATAATGGTAGATTCAAGAGCAACAACAGCACGACCCAGTGATAATGCTTCAGAAACCTCTGAAGCTACCTTCAACTTGATTGACCCAACTGGCGCAGCCTATATCAAAACCCATTTTACACTTTGCATATGAATAATATAACTTGGTATAGCAGCAAATACTAACGATGATTATGCGACAATACCTTGTTCACTGATTCACTCAAATCCAAGTGTCGCCCAAGATTCGCTAGTCGCCAGACCGCTGAGAATGCCATGCCGCCTGCTTACTCAACACTCAAGAGATTCACTTTTTCCTTATATATTCTCGACTATGGTCCCTCAATTTGTAACCAACTCTCATTTTGGTCCCTAGATTTaacgaaattaaaaaaaagacccCAAAATTGATGTTCTTCACTCAAATCAAATTAGTCCCAAACGTGAAGTCGGTTGCCTCCGTAATGTGGCTTCATgggaccaaaaaaataaatcttctTCAACTTTTAGAGGGTATTTGATAGGAAAGTTTGCAGGAATTTTAAGTtggaaatttttaattcatacgTTTTggtatacaaatttaaaaaatcattctcAATAATCTAACATTCTTGTgaaagaaagtgaaaatttaacttttttgagttaaaaaaaaatattgtgataaatataattcaaatttttcatatcactattaaaatatgtaatttggTAAACATTTAaatctttcaataaaaatatcacgttaatatttgatttcaaacaatcttatataaatatttataaaaatatttaagacaaATCAAACCAATTTTAATTATGTCTAGGAATCATGATTTCAAGAAAGATTCCTAGGATCTATGATTCTTTAGTACAAAAAACTCTTTTTGTACCAATGACATGCATCAatagaagcaaaaaaaagaatgtgACCAAAACACAATGTGTATGAATATCACGATGGTTAATTTGGATGTAAACTTTGATGTTGGGAGGATCCAACTTGTAATTCTTGTGTCTTCATCCTCCCTCCTTGTGTAAGCCTTTGCATTTGGCAAGGAGGATCCATGGCAATGTTGTTGAACACGGTGGTTAAGAGTTTGATCTCTGCTAGGATGAGCACGAGAACAACAATGTTTGGGGCAAAAGCACTAGGATGCAAGATTTACTGGGCCAAACTCATCACCATCGTTACAATGCGAGCTTCGCTAGGTCAAACTTGTCCTTGTCGGAGGGCATGCTTATTGGAGATCTAGTGTTAATGTGGATTTGGTCAAGGAGTACCAAGAAAGAGGTTGTGCAATTGGTGGTGATGGTTATGCAACAAAGAAAGGAGAAGTAGCGAATCTCCAAGGCTTGTGTAAATACTGATCTTTAGGTTTGATTTGCCCCCACCAATCTCTATAAAAATTGGATGCAATAAGGTATCTTGGTGAATCCCTAGAATTGCTTCACCATAAGAGATTTCAGAGATGCAAAAAGTTAGATCAAAAGATGATTCATAAAAACCTTTGTAGTTAATGTCAATGAGGAGGTAGTAGTTTTTGAGAGTCTCCATCGTCGCCTCCTTGATGCAACAAATCGGAGCACGGATGGAGATAGTAGttaaatacctttttttttttttttttttccttaaagtgTTTTAAATAGCACATTGAATAGTGAAAAAGTGCTACCTAAACTActtgatggaaaaaaaaaagttttcaagaacttaaaaatattacaataataaaaaaaatgttaaattataaagactaaaaatttatttaaacctaagtatttataatcatactttaatatttttttaaaatatgataaattattgcAATAGGTAGTTATGTACTTACGAATCTATCCTAAAATTTATCCTTACGTCTTCGAATACATAACTCAGTAGTCCTTTACAAATAAACAATATCAAAAATGGATAATCCCTgtaatactaatattaaaaaattatagaattatAGATGATGTTCAATAGTGGctctttctttgacatcattaCATCATTGACCATTAGAGTTTTTATATGCAAATTATGTATTTAGACACCAATTTGTACACATTAATCTGCATATCCAAACCTTTTGGTAAACAGAAAAAAATGCTTACCGTACAGGCAGGGTACaagttgttattattatcattattatgaattaaaaagaa is a genomic window containing:
- the LOC114425015 gene encoding uncharacterized protein LOC114425015, which codes for MAFSAVWRLANLGRHLDLSESVNKAAPVGSIKLKVASEVSEALSLGRAVVALESTIISHGMPYPQNLETAKEVERIVRENGAVPATIAILDGTPCVGLSVEELERLAILGTRAQKTARRDIAHVVACGGNGATTVSATMLFASMVHIPVFVTGGIGGVHRHSEQTMDISSDLTELGRTPVTVVCAGVKSILDIPRTLEYLETLGVCVAAYKTNEFPAFFTESSGCKVSCRVDTPEDCASLIEASIKLKLGTGILIAVPIPQEHSTSGHIIESAIQKAIKEAREKNITGNAETPFLLARVNDLTGGASLAANIALVKNNALVGAKVAVALAQLRENCQRS